DNA sequence from the Suricata suricatta isolate VVHF042 chromosome 14, meerkat_22Aug2017_6uvM2_HiC, whole genome shotgun sequence genome:
gtgtgacttcaggcaagacACTTAATCTCTTACCTTAAAGTAATAGAAggaatagtttttgttttatagcaTAGTTGTGCGAACTACAGGATATAATCCATAATTATAAGCATCAATAAATGGTAGCATTgattataaagtaaaattatcaAATGCCTGACTCACAGTTGGCTCTAAAAATTGTTAgattccttgcttttctttaccTAATTATACCAATAGTTTTGAGTTGTTGTGTAAAGCAAAGGTTTCTTTAGACCAATAATATTCACatgggctgagcatctgacttcagctcaggtcattatctcgtggttgacaagttcaagccccatgtctggctgtgtgctgacagctcagagtctggggttggcttcagattctgtctctctctatctgtgtccctccctcactcatgctctgtctctctctgtcacataaataaaatgaacattaaaaaaattttttttaatttgcctggAAAAAATCTAGGtatcaaatattcattttcaatTGGGTTATCATCCATAATTATTATTTGTACATATtgattaaaacaacataaatattcatatctGTGAtcattaaacatataaaatagggttgcctaggtggctcagtcaattgagtgtctgactctcgattttggctcaggtcatgatcccagagtaaTGGGACATGGGATTGAGCTCtaccctgggctctgtgttgagagtggagcctgtttgagattctctctttctctctctctccctctacccctttgtcctgctcacacacactctctctctgtttctcaaattatatatatatatatatatatatatatatatatatatagacacacacacacacacacatatatgtatgttatgtatatatttatataaattttaacagaAGTAGATCTCTTAATGAGAAGAAAGAGCTTTCTCCCCAATAAGTTAACGTATCCATTGATACCATATTCCTAGACTAAGATAGGATTCAGCATCCATACTAtccctatgttttatttttatagatgcaAGTGCTAGGAAGCATACTGGCCTAAATGCACTGGGGGTTGGAATGCTCCTTCTCTCAAGGAGGTCTTGCCTGGTGGTAGGACCTAATGTAGTTCCTCTGTACAATTATTACGATGGGCCCTGAGTAGTAAATAGAATTGATGAATCACCAttttgtaaacctgaaactaatataacatggtatgttaactatactggaattaaaattaaaactaaaactaattAAATAAAGCAATTCCTCTGTATCTGCGGTAGCCTTTTGCTGAGTTACGCCATCATCATAACATGATGGTCGTTCATTGATGGAGCAGCCCCTGGGGAAGGAACCCTTCTCTCTCTATTATCATCAAACCAAGATCCTCCAGGTACCACAGTGGAAGAGGAACCTCCACATGGGCAGGAGTGCCTACGCTTTATCTTGAGATTCTCTTTGTGGGATAACTGATCTTCGGTTAGAATAATTAAACTCGGCTGAAATTGACAAAAGGGAACTAAACACAGAGGGTAACCTACAACTGGAAAATCTAGGCTATCTTCTGCCTGGGATCTGCCCCACGGTTGGACATGTGTGGAGACACTTTTCAGTTGGGGTGGGGTTGGAGGAGTATGTACCTTGAGTTGGCCTTCCACAGGCATGTTAAGACCCTGCAGTATGCTGGAGATCCCACCCAGTGAAGAACTCTGCAGTTCTGGCCCAGCCAGGAAGTGCTTCCGCGTGACATTTTAGCTTCTTATATCCAGGAGAACGCTCAAGCTAGAACAGACAACGTGGGTCCCCATTCCTGTCTAAAGTCTATTTTCTGAGCTCAGGTTTTCTGTCCCAGCACATCTCCTCCCAAAGGACCATCAAAACGAATGTCCATTGCATCTGGTGCTACCTGCCATGTCCAAACAGCACAACACAACACAGGAGGGCCCTCATTCCTAATAGGAGACTGATGACTCTTTAAAACTATTATATtggtatgggggggggggctggctggctcagttggttaagtgtcagggactcttgattttagatcaggtcacggtctcacagtctgagagatggagccctacagctcagagcctgcttgggattctccctctctctctctcaaaataaataaataaacatttttttttaaataccagtatgggatggggtggggaatgTGCTGTAGGAGGGGAAAATGAATCTATGCAGACCTAGGAAAGGCCAGCCTAGTACTGGAATAGATGgaatagatttaaaatatctgCTATTGTATTACCCAATTCATTTCTGTTTATCAAGGCCTTTGTGAGCACTTATAAAACCAAAGAGCAAGAACAGGGACTTTCCAGCTACAAGTCTTATGAAATGTTCCCTGAAACACTTCCTTAGTCTGTTCATagtattttcctccttcccaaaTGGCCaggtattttgtaaataaaggcATGCAAGATTGTTTTCGCTGAGTGAATTAGGCAAAGCGTCACATGAAAGATATTCACCTCTTGCTAGAACTTGTGTTccaattacaaaaattttaaccTTGAGTTTGAGAGGCACGTATTAGCAGAAAGATTCCAGAATCTTACAAAGACAATACACTTGAGATaaggggggggagaaaaagaaaaaaagttgaccTTATTAAATGGCAAGAAATAGTGTTTGGTATGTCATTCAATGCCGACATTTTACTCTTCACAGCCCCAGATCTAGCAAGAAATacactgagcatctactatgtgctcaataaacagttGTTAATTCAAAAGACTGCTTGTTGCATGTCCATGTATcagtacattttatattttaaagattttatttttaagtaatctccacacccaacatggggctgaaacccacaccCCCAACATCAATAGTCTATATATAGTCTTGATagtctactgactgagtcagtcaCCCTGCTGCATTTTAAACTAATTATCAAACTCTTACCAGTGTTCACATTATAAACATTTCACAGTAAGTGAAATTTTGGgattaaaaattttagaggggcgcctgggttgcccagtcagttgagtgtccgacttgggctcaggtcattatctcactgtctATGGGTTGGAGTCCCGCGTCGGGAtatgtgcttatagctagctcagagcctgcaacccgcctttggattctgtccctctctctctgtgcccccccctgttcgcactctctctctctctcaaaaaataaataaaacaaaacatttttttttttattttaagaaaaaaacccctttAGAATGGCTGGCTGTCATTAAACAAGTTAAAAATTCGGCCTATTCCACTTGCTTCAGCTACCGGCCATCAGTGAGGATGGGGAAAAACGGGAAGGCACAGCGCCTGACAGCCGGGGCAAATaacagggttttgtttgttcgtttttgaTTTCATGAACACGTGAAAACTGTTCCAGGGTCCCCTTAAATGTCGCGGTAGCCCCGAAACTTTCTAATCAGAGCGGCCTTTTTCAGCCAATGCTTCAAGATACAGGCCTTAGGCTGTTAGCTTTTAATAAGCGGGAAACGCCACAGCTTCAGGATTCTGGCACGTTCCCGGGAGAGCGCGCCCCGGGCAACCCGCTGCTCTGCGCGCTCCTGGGACGCCAGGGGGCCCAGCGCCGGCCGACNNNNNNNNNNNNNNNNNNNNNNNNNNNNNNNNNNNNNNNNNNNNNNNNNNNNNNNNNNNNNNNNNNNNNNNNNNNNNNNNNNNNNNNNNNNNNNNNNNNNGCAGCCCGCCGCGCAGAACCGGGGCGCCGAGCCGCAGCCGCCACCCCACGGGGAGCTGCAGTACCTGGGGCAGGTGGAGCACATTCTGCGCTGCGGGTTCCGGAAGGAGGACCGCACCGGCACCGGCACGCTGTCGGTGTTCGGCATGCAAGCGCGCTACAGCCTGAGAGGTGACCGCCGCGCCCGCGGGCGCGTGGGCGTGCGCACGGGTGGGCTCCGAGCGGCCGCTGGGGGGAGCGCCCGGCAGAGGCCGGGCCCCGCCACCAACTTGTAGTCCTAACCCCGATCCTGTGAGCTTCTTAGCCCTCCCGCTTTGCAGAagacaaaactgaggctcaggttaGAGAAACGATTTGCTTAACGTCACGCAGACAGGAGTGACAACTGGGAGGTAAAGCCATGTCCTTTGGCTCCGAGGCCTGCGCGTCCCGGCCACGCTCTCTGCCCCAGAGCGGACACGGTCTGGTAGTGTTCTCTCATACCAGAAAATGGGAGAGATCTGCCTGGGCTTGACCACGGCCTTGGCTTAGAGCTTTGACCCTTTTTGGCTCTATtttaccgcccccccccccccggcgtgTTGGCCCTTTGGTTTtgcaaagttctttaaaaattggaGCGAAAGAGTCTGGGCGGGTCAGCGGCGGTGGCGGGAGGGGAGAGTGAATGGAGAGGCTGGGCGGGAACCTGTGGCCTCTGACCATTTTCCCGGTCTCGTCCTAACGGACCAGCGTTCCTCTGAAGCGTTGAAACAGGAATGCCAACAGTTCGGGTAGAAGTTCTTATTCGTATTTTCCTTCAAAACAGGATGGCTCCTGGGAAGTGTCTCTAGGGGGTTGTTAAAGTCAGGCtttcaggggaggggaggggagggaaggggggtggggtgaggtggcgGGGGCGCAAGATATCCATGACACAGGTATGGAGGTGGTTTTGAGTAGGGAAGCAGATTCACTGTGGCGGGCAGGCAGAGGACGCTTGCTCAGCCCCACACTTACTGTAGAGACTGGAAAATACCCAGGCTGCTGGCGCTGATCTGCCTTAAACAGGGATCCACCCTCCTGCAGCTCCACACAGTGGTTCCTTCTCAGGTCTTCAGCTTCCTCCTGTATTTAAAACGGAGGAAGTCATGCTCAGTAGGCAGTACTGAtaaaagtacttgaaaaaaaGTCTATCCTTTCTACATGTATAGCAACTCTACAACTGATAAGGTGAACTGAATAGGTACCAATTAGAGATAAGCTTTCATATTTTGATCTCTCGGTTGCTTGATGCAAACTTGTGTATTCCCACCTAGTGCCTATAAAATGGAGATCTTAGGGATGCTTCAAGGAAAGTTGTTTTGAGGGATTAAATAGGGCCATGCATATCAAGTGTTTAAACAGTGACTACGTTTGATACACTTAAGTAATAGAGGTGAATTTGCTTTGCAGATAATAACTTTTTAGCTTTGGTCAGTGCAATATCTACTGTCTCCTGGACCTAAGTTTTCCCTGGCAGGATAATTGTGGAATAGCCCTCGGAGCCTTCAGCCTTTGTCCTAGGGGACATTTTATGTGTTGTCTTCACGCCTCTGTTAAGGATTCACACTAGCCGGCACCTGGATGGTAGCTCTTTCCCCATCACATGGACGTCCTGCCCGGCCAGTGCCCCATCTCACTGTTGAATTCCTGTGGTGGTTAAGGGATTCAGGAGGGCAGGCTCCTGAGTTGGGTCAGGACATCACTGTGTCCTGTGAGCTCCACCCCGGTCTGGGCGCCCACGTGACTGGAGTCAAAGTTTCCTACTTGCTCCTGTGGTCACTCAAGGGCCTGTGTCCTGGGGCAGTTTTCCTCCAAGAGAAAGCTGGGTGATGTCTTCTATTTTCCCTTCTTGAAATTATCTGGCAAAATGTTTTTCAGATGAATTTCCTCTACTGACAACCAAGCGTGTATTCTGGAAGGGTGTTTTGGAGGAGTTGCTGTGGTTTATCAAGGTAAAGAAGCTGCTGCTATTGGAAATCCACAGTCTGTTCTCAGCCCAGCATCAGGGAGATCCTTTTAaaagtcagatcatgtcacttctGGCCTGCAGCCCTTAGTGGCTCCCTTTTCACACAGTAAGAGCCAGAGTCCTCACGTGGgtcccctgccccagctctggtTTCAGCCAGCATGCTGCTCACTCTGCTCCACCTACCTGGCCTCCTTACTAAACTTTGAGCACATCAGGACATTCCTACCTAGGGCTCTGGTGCTTGCCAGTCCTGTTCCCTGGAGCCCTCTCCCCCCTACATGCAGCGTGACTCACTCCCTCAGCTCCTTCAAGTCCCTGCTGAGTGGGCCTTCCCTAACCACCCGAGATAAGACAGTGATTATCCCTTCAACATACATATACCCTCCTCCTAccctcctttgttttctctgtagagAAACATCATCAGCTGATGTATAATGTCTGTCGTCCCCCTTCCCCCCTGGAAGGGGGAAGGTAGAGAACAAATGAACAAGTAAAGTGTACTagaagctccatgaggacagagaatttgttttcctcttcacttTTTATCCCTTGGGCCTAGAACACAGCCTGCCgtatagtaggtactcaacatACATTGATCACTGAATATGGACCCCGACCACGTTCTCATGTTTGTATAAGCTAGAATGATCTCTTAAGTAACATGCTGTACCTCTTCTAAAGAGCCAGGTAGGTACCTCAGGTAAGGGCTAAGGTCCTGTGATGATGGTCAGCTTCCTCTCGCTCTTCTCCTGGTCCAGGCCAGTGATACTCTTGCCAGTGCTGGTTAGAGGGTGCCTGAGGAGATGGGCTCAGTTCTGGCTGTAGAAACTGGGATCCCTTCTCCAGAGCACTCTGTGTGGCCTGTATGCTCTTGAGCCAAACCAGACCCAAGACCTGCATTTTAGAATGGGTTTAGATTTGGATCCAATCCAGTCTTCCTTAGTTCCATACTCTTATGGTATTTTCTTCTGGGTTGTCTTCTCTCAGCTGACAGTGAGTGTCTAGTTGCAGGTGCATCATCAGAAGTCTCAGAAGAGGACATTTATAGTCCTTCTAGTGCCCAGGCTGAATGGCTGTAAAAGGAAGACATTTGAAGCAACATGGGAAAAATTGAAACATGACTTATTAGAGGTGGAAAAAgtacaaacaaaaacagacaggAGGAAACGAGATCCTCAGAAGTAAAATGCAATCACTTGCTTGAATTCAGGATTCTAAGAACCCTTTACCAGGAACGTGTCAGGCTTCCCTCCGATAGAGTTGCTCTGGGTAACTGGATGAAACACAGAAAGTCACAATGAACCTACACTGCTGCTGGCATCCGTGGGCAGGATGGAGAGACAGGGTCTGTGCAGAAGTTAGGAGCTGCAGAGCACTGAGCACTCTGTGTTCTCTAACCCTCACAGTAATGTTGAGGGGCGGGGGGATACTTTGCCCTTATGTGGATGGGCAGAGTGAGACCAGGGGAGCAGGGGGGCTGTCAGAGGAGAAGGGTGGTGGAGGGCAAGCACTGAGCCCCGGTGTGTGTGGCACCACAGCCTTGCTTGCCCTGTTGCAGCACGTCATACCCATAGACCGTTGAGGTTCTGTCTGTGACCTGAAGGCGCAGTTAGGACACAGGTTAGGATGATCTGGGCCAAATCTAatgagatgaaaaaaaagaaataaatatgggcTTGtacttgggaaaaaaacaaaacaccaccttAATTGCAGATATAGGTGGGGTAAACCTAACTTGACAGTGGCACATATAATGTGGCTGATAGATACGCAAGAAAAGCTGATCCTGGTTACACCAATTAGTGAAATAGCCTTTGTACCAACCAGGTCTAAGATACATTGAACAGATTGCAGGTGAGGCATAAATGCATTTTGGGTAATCACACTTAGACACAAAACACATTTTGTTAAAAGCACAAGACTGTTAGGTGAGGTGGGAATAATGAAAGGACTTGGAGGTGTTTAATCTAGAACATTTAGATGAGAAGAGTAGGAAAAAAGTTTTGAAAGGGTAATCACCTGTCCTGGAAGTGATTCCAGAAGACTGCCCTGGAGGCCGTCAAAAAGTCAGCTGGGACTGGCCATTAAGATGGGATGCCCAGCTATGCAGGACATGTTGAATGCCTGTCCCTGGTGCGTTAGCACAGGCCAGAGGCCTAATTGGTGGGAAGCTCCTGGGGTATCAACTGCTTATGGCTCAGTTCACCTGGATGCCTTCTCTGTTGCCCTGTCTCTTCCAGGGATCTACAAACGCTAAGGAACTGTCATCCAAGGGAGTGAAAATCTGGGATGCCAATGGATCCCGAGACTTCTTGGACAGCCTAGGATTCTccaacagagaggaaggggattTAGGTCCCGTTTATGGCTTTCAGTGGAGGCATTTTGGAGCAGAATACAAAGATAAGGActcaggtgagaaaacagagtgGAGCCTTAATTTACTGAATACCCGGTATAGCATGAGTTTGCTCCATTGTTTCAAGTGAAGTTGGGGGCAGAAGAAACCAATCTGGGGAGCTCACGTATAACTTCGATCTTGTgagaggctgtttcagattcaggTAGATCACACTCTTGGTTGTTAGTTTTTATTGGGTACTTTTGGTACCTTGTTTCATTAGCAGATAGAGACATGGTTGGTCACTTGGTTGCTGTGTTGGGGAATAAGGTAGGAGGATCATCTGGGGACAGGAAGCCCAGGGATCGATCGCCTTGGGGCGGCTTGGTCTCTTAAGTGCCTATGTGATAGTGGTGTTGGGttaccctcttctctctgcccttctggggTGGACAAGAAGGTGAAACCTCTTATTCCTGCATGTTCACCTTCCTCAGTCACTTGGTGACACCACCTGCCCCAGTCCCTTGGCCCTTCCTGTCCTGCTTGTCCATAGGCCAGGGGTTGGAAAAGCAAATTCCTACCTCCTCAGGgtgactgtgtgtgtgcgcacgtatATAGGAAGTAAGTTTGCTAGCTGGACAGAAACCACTGACTGTTTTAGTACCTGTAGATTTAAGTAAGTACCACAACCAGAATCTAGAACTGTATCATCATGgtgcatctttttttaatcttttactaatttttgagagagagagtgtgagcagggaaggagcagagaaagagggagacagagaatccaagcaggctccaggctgtgagctgtcagcacagagcccagcgtggggcttgaacccacgaactgtgagatcatgacctgagccaaagtcagatgctcaaccaactgagccacccagacatccctttTTAATCTTTGCTATTACTTTTCCTGAAGCTGTGATTGTGACAGAACTTCCTTCCCTCCAAAATTAAGAGCTGCTGGACTAGAACCTAGACTGACACTGATAAGTGGAGGTTTAACTAGAGTGAATATAAAGCTCTGCATTTCCAGAGAccagaaatgggagaaaagtACAAGGTGGTATAAGAATTAAAGAGGTTTCCTGATGTTTATGGATCAGCAGGGGTTTGGctgctaaattttcattttagatggAAATGATGCTAGACCACAGAGGGGAATCCACCCACAGCCTTTTGTAGTTGGCGTGTGTGTGGAGTGGGGTGCTCTATTTAAGATCCAGTATGTTCTGTGGCAGCAGAGTGTGACAAGAATGGTTGATGAGTACAGAGACAGTCCCATGGGGACCACTGGAAGAAACCGATTGGTGGGATTGGAGAAAGTTAGGAAAGGGAGGGGTAGCACCAAAACAGACCCATTATTTAAAGGactctttcagaaaagaaaatagactttaTGGCTCCAGAGGACAGACCTAGGAGCCCTGAACTCAGCATCACCCCACGAGAGCTGGGCAGTTGGTAGAGCAGACTGGATACCTTCGAAGCTGTGGGAGGACAGTGGTGGATGGCCTCTAAGGTCATCTCATGAGATGCTATGATTGACATGTGGACATGTCTTCTCTTTTTGACAATTCTACAGATTACTCAGGTCAAGGAGTAGACCAACTGCAAAAGGTGATCGACACAATCAAAACCAACCCCAGTGACAGAAGAATCATCCTGTGTGGTTGGAATCCAAAAGGTTGAAAGCATCCCAGTTAGTCTCTTGTGTCCTAACTGTACCAGTAGCACAAAGGGAAGCCATGTGGCTTTGCACGGAGGCCACTG
Encoded proteins:
- the TYMS gene encoding thymidylate synthase, producing the protein MLQDTGLRLLAFNKRETPQLQDSGTFPGERAPGNPLLCALLGRQGPAAQNRGAEPQPPPHGELQYLGQVEHILRCGFRKEDRTGTGTLSVFGMQARYSLRDEFPLLTTKRVFWKGVLEELLWFIKGSTNAKELSSKGVKIWDANGSRDFLDSLGFSNREEGDLGPVYGFQWRHFGAEYKDKDSDYSGQGVDQLQKVIDTIKTNPSDRRIILCGWNPKDLPLMALPPCHALCQFYVVNGELSCQLYQRSGDMGLGVPFNIASYALLTYMIAHITGLKPGDFIHTLGDAHIYLNHIEPLKIQLQREPRPFPKLRILRKVETIDDFKAEDFQIEGYNPHPTIKMEMAV